Proteins encoded by one window of Panicum virgatum strain AP13 chromosome 7N, P.virgatum_v5, whole genome shotgun sequence:
- the LOC120680696 gene encoding rop guanine nucleotide exchange factor 3-like, producing the protein METPSSTYDEGSELDARSQSDYADFDDLDRPPRGHRREPSSDVSSECSGEPGSPYGSSPYPRWPVCALPARVPRPPPPPLLKRLSTTRRAGGGVREGKAGDGELQLIKERFSKLLLGEDMSGSGKGVSTSVAISNAITNLYATVFGSCHRLEPLPAEKRSMWRREMDCLLSVCDYIVEFFPSKEILPDGTIREVMATRPRSDIYVNLPALEKLDDMLLEILDSFQKTEFWYVNDKGQKDKDDSVATPCRPASQRGDGKWWLPVPCVTKPGLTETARRDLQQKRDCASQIHKAAMAINNGVLAEIRIPDLYKQALPKCGRASVGDLIYRHMSFPGKFSPEYLLDCLEISSEHEALEAADRVEAAMHVWRRKASQSHSRSPWSAVKDLMESDKNVMLASRADDVLLCLKQRFPGLSQTTLDASKIQYNKDVGQAILESYSRVLESLAYNLVTCIDDVLFADEAARKIA; encoded by the exons ATGGAGACCCCGTCGTCGACGTACGACGAGGGCTCCGAGCTCGACGCGCGCTCGCAGTCCGACTACGCCGACTTCGACGACCTGGACCGCCCGCCGCGGGGCCACCGCCGGGAGCCGTCCTCCGACGTGTCCTCCGAGTGCAGCGGGGAGCCCGGGAGCCCCTACGGCTCGTCGCCGTACCCGCGGTGGCCGGTGTGCGCGCTCCCCGCGCGGgtgccgaggccgccgccaccgccgctgctcaAGAGGCTCAGCACcacgcggcgcgccggcggcggcgtgcgtgaGGGaaaggccggcgacggcg AGCTGCAGCTGATCAAGGAGAGGTTCTCGAAGCTTCTGCTGGGCGAGGACATGTCCGGGAGCGGCAAGGGGGTTTCGACCTCCGTCGCCATCTCCAACGCCATCACCAACCTCTATG CCACCGTTTTTGGGAGCTGCCACAGGCTGGAGCCCCTGCCGGCGGAGAAGAGGTCCATGTGGCGCCGCGAGATGGACTGCCTGCTCTCCGTCTGCGACTACATCGTCGAGTTCTTCCCTTCCAAGGAGATCCTGCCCGACGGCACCATCCGGGAG GTGATGGCGACCAGGCCGAGGTCAGACATCTACGTCAACCTCCCCGCCCTCGAGAAACTCGACGACATGTTGCTT GAGATTCTAGACAGCTTTCAGAAGACTGAATTCTGGTACGTTAATGACAAGGGGCAGAAAGACAAAGATGATTCCGTCGCGACGCCGTGCCGTCCGGCGAGCCAGCGCGGCGACGGCAAGTGGTGGCTGCCCGTGCCGTGCGTCACCAAGCCCGGGCTGACGGAGACGGCGCGGCGAGACCTCCAGCAGAAGCGGGACTGCGCGAGCCAGATCCACAAGGCTGCCATGGCCATCAACAATGGCGTTCTCGCCGAGATTCGGATCCCGGACCTGTACAAGCAAGCCCTTCCCAAG TGCGGGCGGGCGAGCGTGGGCGACCTGATCTACCGCCACATGTCGTTCCCGGGCAAGTTCTCGCCGGAGTACCTCCTGGACTGCCTGGAGATCTCGTCGGAGCACGAGGCCCTGGAGGCGGCGGAccgcgtggaggcggcgatGCACGTGTGGCGGCGGAAGGCGAGCCAGAGCCACTCGAGGTCCCCCTGGAGCGCGGTCAAGGACCTGATGGAGTCCGACAAGAACGTGATGCTGGCGAGCCGCGCCGACGACGTGCTGCTCTGCCTCAAGCAGCGCTTCCCCGGCCTGTCCCAGACCACGCTCGACGCCAGCAAGATCCAGTACAACAAG GATGTTGGGCAGGCAATCCTGGAGAGCTACTCGAGGGTGCTGGAGAGCCTGGCGTACAACCTCGTAACCTGTATAGATGACGTTCTCTTCGCCGACGAGGCCGCCAGAAAGATAGCATGA
- the LOC120680695 gene encoding uncharacterized protein LOC120680695, with translation MSSAIMAKKSYKQHSKSEKIQVGCMSGLIRMLDFRRSPKLLSDGRVKREPEGFEDVHENISANDNKDRRVGLIFAGRASIKTLMEEEMASSTEPLKQAQRNVTGMSCEDIDLNLAASLMEIYRSHTEGQEISNSVESDRSSISTDKDDNTDPPAQLHQIPSSIQRALEDVAEAVIRHQSAYKNYITSSGEARSKELVDALQLLSSNKELFLMLMQDPSSRLLECLQNLYMSLGSTKLECEECDEETEFQGMTNNLEQSVTSPSKVQRRHNSFLMEDKLAMRKQPKLNGSSRGLSRIVILKPSPARSHSSLISSSATSSPLSSHNNLQVQEANDKPDRQFSLRELKRRLRIAISENRKDHQLNSMSITFQKVEADSSKQLPVTSMSESLASTDSSDSKVAEEPSIVDKETVPVDSGSGTRNDVAHGVGSFSYEKAKMHIVERLNDQGEDKSEIAQKSESFERLISLPENAAFSSSRFLQEENIGISLEATNPLNLHTIEQEDGSASPQPSRLCQETESDDTSNLGTESLVELKTDHGNHPQYDSAISQELISEEVKIMQDAVENPQLFAKTEILQESVEGKHPDECSPEESLSMNVLPQVALNEQENHSPSEVIELVKPSVLTFPYSLENTDDKEEKLSPQSVLDLPIGEFTSPGDQTQKRDELSKPISRVLFKELDTSSISPTLWSEPEVAILDDKDARVSFIKAVLEASELLSEENSQIWYTEETLLDVSALAEVGNSYCLTDDALLLFDCVEEVLLKIRGKFFGTGPWVAFLKHNVRPTPVGRHLVQEVAKGIDSLVGNEFPNTLEQVMMKDLDSGSWLDLRHDSESVVVELWDDLLDDLLEEMIFDLWL, from the exons ATGTCCTCAGCTATCATGGCAAAAAAGAGTTACAAACAACATTCCAAGTCTGAGAAAATCCAGGTGGGCTGTATGTCTGGGCTGATTCGCATGCTCGATTTCCGTCGCAGTCCAAAACTTCTTTCAGATGGGAGAG TCAAAAGAGAACCAGAAGGTTTTGAAGACGTCCATGAAAACATATCTGCTAAC GATAACAAAGACCGTAGGGTTGGATTGATCTTTGCTGGTAGGGCAAGTATTAAGACTTTGatggaagaagagatggccagCAGCACAGAGCCCTTGAAGCAAGCACAAAGAAATGTAACTGGTATGAGTTGTGAGGATATTGATCTAAACTTGGCTGCAAGTCTCATGGAAATCTACAGAAGTCATACTGAAGGCCAAGAAATCAGTAATTCTGTTGAATCAGATCGTAGTTCCATTTCAACTGACAAAGATGACAATACTGATCCTCCTGCTCAGCTCCATCAGATCCCTTCTAGTATTCAGAGAGCTCTGGAAGATGTTGCCGAAGCAGTTATAAGACATCAATCTGCATACAAAAACTACATAACCAGCAGTGGTGAAGCTAGGTCCAAAGAACTTGTTGATGCCCTACAGCTACTGAGCTCAAACAAGGAGTTGTTTCTTATGCTTATGCAAGATCCAAGCTCCAGGTTGTTAGAATGTCTCCAAAACCTTTACATGTCACTAGGAAGTACAAAGTTAGAATGTGAAGAATGTGACGAAGAAACTGAGTTTCAAGGTATGACAAATAATCTAGAGCAGTCTGTGACTTCTCcaagtaaggtgcaaagaaggCATAATTCTTTCTTGATGGAGGATAAGTTGGCAATGAGGAAACAACCAAAGTTAAATGGTAGCTCTCGTGGCCTTAGCAGAATAGTAATCTTGAAGCCAAGTCCTGCTAGAAGTCACAGCAGTCTTATCTCAAGTAGTGCAACTTCGTCACCACTATCAAGTCATAATAATTTGCAAGTTCAGGAAGCCAATGATAAACCTGATCGCCAATTCTCCCTTAGAGAGCTCAAAAGGAGGCTAAGGATTGCTATTAGCGAAAATCGGAAGGACCACCAGTTAAACTCCATGAGTATTACTTTTCAAAAAGTTGAAGCTGATTCTAGCAAACAGCTTCCAGTCACAAGTATGTCGGAGAGTTTGGCAAGTACAGATTCTTCTGACAGCAAGGTAGCTGAGGAACCATCAATTGTTGACAAGGAAACAGTCCCAGTAGATAGTGGAAGTGGAACGAGAAATGATGTTGCTCATGGTGTCGGCTCTTTCTCCTATGAAAAAGCTAAGATGCATATAGTTGAGAGACTAAATGATCAAGGAGAAGACAAGTCTGAGATTGCACAGAAATCTGAATCATTTGAGAGATTAATTTCATTACCAGAGAATGCTGCATTTTCTTCGAGTCGTTTCCTTCAAGAGGAGAATATTGGCATATCACTTGAAGCTACAAATCCGTTGAACTTGCATACAATTGAGCAAGAGGATGGCTCAGCAAGTCCCCAACCATCAAGGCTGTGCCAGGAGACAGAATCAGATGACACTAGCAACTTAGGTACGGAAAGTTTGGTTGAGCTCAAGACAGACCATGGAAACCATCCACAATATGACAGCGCTATCTCACAGGAGTTGATCAGCGAAG AGGTTAAGATCATGCAGGATGCAGTGGAGAATCCACAACTCTTTGCTAAGACTGAAATTTTGCAGGAAAGTGTTGAAGGAAAACATCCAGACGAA TGTTCACCAGAGGAATCACTATCCATGAATGTGTTACCACAAGTGGCCCTTAATGAACAAGAGAACCATAGTCCATCAGAAGTTATTGAATTAGTCAAGCCATCTGTATTGACATTTCCTTACTCCCTGGAAAATACTGATGACAAAGAGGAGAAACTGAGTCCCCAATCTGTTCTTGATCTTCCCATAGGAGAATTTACCAGTCCTGGAGATCAAACTCAAAAGCGAG ATGAGTTGTCCAAGCCTATTTCTAGAGTTCTGTTCAAAGAGCTTGACACTTCTTCAATATCCCCAACCTTGTGGAGTGAACCAGAAGTAGCTATTTTGGATGATAAAGATGCAAGGGTTTCCTTTATTAAGGCCGTGCTAGAAGCTTCAGAACTGTTGTCGGAGGAAAACTCGCAGATATGGTATACAGAAGAAACACTGCTTGACGTGTCTGCACTGGCTGAAGTAGGAAACTCGTACTGCCTGACAGATGATGCATTACTTCTGTTCGATTGTGTGGAAGAGGTTCTTCTCAAGATAAGGGGCAAGTTTTTTGGTACCGGCCCTTGGGTTGCTTTTCTGAAACACAATGTGAGACCGACTCCAGTAGGTAGACATCTTGTTCAAGAGGTGGCTAAGGGCATCGATTCTCTTGTCGGTAATGAGTTTCCAAACACTTTAGAACAGGTGATGATGAAAGACTTGGACAGTGGGTCGTGGCTGGATCTTCGACACGATTCTGAAAGCGTTGTAGTTGAGTTGTGGGATGATTTGCTTGATGACTTACTGGAGGAAATGATTTTTGATTTGTGGCTTTAA